Proteins encoded within one genomic window of Rhododendron vialii isolate Sample 1 chromosome 1a, ASM3025357v1:
- the LOC131328845 gene encoding uncharacterized protein LOC131328845 gives MEGLHSILQRKINEGQFAYHPRCASLSITYLAFADDLFLLSGADWVDPSIKSEILNILPIPEGMLPVRYLGVPLISTRLRYEDCIQLKERTQRRIASWSNRDLSYGGRALLIQSVLFNMQTYWCSLFILSQKILKEIESILAAFLWSGVHLRRASAKLKWLEVCSPKAEGGLGLKALKECNKTTMLRHLWAICKQDTLWVKWIQSYMKKNQNFWGMKMPQDCSWTMRKLLKLRVLGQDFVKHTIGDGHGTSLWFDNWHPWGPLYKLLDGRSTSILGRAILAKVLSRFSMHRGIGSLDAELSWAIRNCRGKSFKALLFRLALAAGIYHIWIERNTRIFGGKVACAAVVLSTIADNIRLRTCSWRHIANTWENQRLLDLWNIPNRVLGILISLSVDGLHVDCNRFQLYCV, from the exons ATGGAAGGTTTACACTCTATTCTCCAAAGGAAGATTAATGAAGGGCAGTTCGCTTATCACCCTAGATGTGCTTCCTTGTCTATTACCTATTTGGCCTTTGCTGATGATCTGTTCTTGCTTTCTGGAGCTGACT GGGTGGATCCTTCAATTAAATCTGAGATCCTCAACATTCTTCCCATTCCGGAAGGTATGTTACCAGTTAGATACTTGGGTGTGCCACTTATTTCCACCAGACTCCGATATGAAGATTGCATTCAGTTGAAGGAAAGGACACAACGAAGGATAGCAAGTTGGTCAAATAGAGATCTGTCATATGGAGGTCGTGCTCTTCTCATTCAATCTGTTCTTTTCAATATGCAAACGTATTGGTGCTCTTTGTTTATTCTATCTCAAAAGATCTTAAAAGAGATTGAATCTATATTAGCGGCATTCTTATGGTCTGGGGTTCATCTTAGAAGAGCGAGTGCAAAATTGAAATGGTTGGAAGTCTGTAGCCCTAAGGCAGAAGGAGGTCTTGGCTTGAAGGCTCTTAAAGAATGTAACAAAACTACTATGCTAAGACATTTGTGGGCTATCTGTAAGCAGGATACATTATGGGTTAAGTGGATTCAGagttatatgaaaaaaaatcagaatttTTGGGGGATGAAAATGCCTCAAGACTGCTCTTGGACAATGCGAAAACTTCTGAAGTTGAGGGTGCTGGGCCAGGATTTTGTGAAGCATACCATTGGTGATGGGCACGGTACTTCTTTATGGTTTGATAACTGGCATCCATGGGGTCCCCTCTACAAGCTGCTAGATGGAAGATCTACTTCTATCCTTGGGCGAGCTATTTTGGCTAAG GTTCTGTCTAGATTCTCGATGCATAGAGGCATTGGCTCTTTGGATGCAGAGCTCAGTTGGGCTATTAGGAATTGCAGGGGAAAAAGCTTTAAAGCTTTGTTGTTTAGACTAGCTTTGGCTGCTGGAATTTACCACATCTGGATAGAAAGGAATACCAGGATCTTTGGTGGGAAAGTTGCCTGTGCTGCAGTAGTTCTTTCCACTATTGCAGATAACATCAGATTAAGGACTTGTTCATGGCGACATATTGCCAATACGTGGGAGAATCAAAGACTTTTGGATCTTTGGAATATTCCGAACAGAGTTTTGGGAATTCTCATATCCCTAAGTGTAGATGGGTTACATGTAGATTGTAATAGGTTTCAGTTGTATTGCGTCTGA